One Brassica napus cultivar Da-Ae chromosome A5, Da-Ae, whole genome shotgun sequence DNA window includes the following coding sequences:
- the LOC106363731 gene encoding endoglucanase 25-like, giving the protein MSHNFRFVCLIEQPQLTPLSLSLSLSLFQMNHRTTKEIEELELTPLTQPSLEMKESWVLKPTSAKKKKKFSVACLASNIKLLLWLGGLSGVSCIIAITLSKTLPHDHNVPPRTKDNSIIAIPLALKFFNAQISGKLPEWNNVSWRGDSCLNDGGSLYPNLAGGYYDAGGSIKSSFTMSFSMTMLSWSVIEYGSKYDVSGELNHVKGLIKWGSDYFLKTFSSSSDTISDMVSQIGMSGQSKIPNDNYCWMRPEDINYKRDFTVCHTNCPHLAAEMAAALASASVVFRDQVEYSATLVRSAKSMYSFAEAMSSKMKSSEHWDDLIWGGAWMYYATGDNTYLAKVTSHELANRAGAFSRGPHYGVFGWDNKLAGTQLLLTRLRLFLSPPFPYEDMLKTFHEQTSIVMCSYLPDYTKFNRTKGGLILLNHGEPEPLQYAANAAFLATLYSDYLDASDTPGWYCGPSFFKTQVLRDFSTSQVDYILGKNPQNISYVVGFGKKYPKHVHHRGASIPKNKKVTCEGGWKWKESSNENPNTIEGAMVAGPDKNDGFHDVRANYNYTQATLVGNSGLVAALVASSRGGGGLDRNGIFAAITPLSLAQPSPDPET; this is encoded by the exons ATGAGCCACAACTTCCGCTTCGTGTGTTTGATAGAACAACCACAACtaacacctctctctctctctctctctctctctctctttcagaTGAATCATAGGACAACGAAGGAGATTGAGGAACTAGAGCTGACGCCACTGACACAGCCTTCTCTGGAAATGAAGGAAAGTTGGGTTCTCAAACCAACTTCCgccaagaaaaagaagaaattttCTGTTGCTTGCCTCGCAAGCAACATAAAATTACTTCTATGGCTTGGAGGACTCTCGGGTGTGTCTTGCATCATCGCGATAACACTGTCGAAGACTCTTCCTCACGACCACAACGTTCCACCACGAACGAAAGACAATAGCATCATTGCTATTCCATTGGCATTGAAGTTTTTCAATGCCCAAATAT CCGGAAAACTCCCAGAGTGGAATAACGTGTCTTGGCGGGGAGATTCTTGTTTGAATGATGGTGGGAGCCTTTACCCTAATTTGGCAGGAGGATATTATGATGCTGGAGGTTCTATCAAGTCCAGCTTCACTATGTCTTTCTCGATGACAATGTTGAGCTGGAGTGTCATTGAATATGGCTCAAAATATGACGTTTCTGGAGAACTCAACCACGTCAAAGGACTCATAAAATGGGGAAGTGATTATTTCCTCAAGACTTTCAGTAGCAGTTCTGATACAATATCTGACATGGTGTCGCAg ATAGGAATGAGTGGACAAAGCAAAATCCCTAATGACAACTACTGCTGGATGAGGCCAGAGGACATTAATTACAAAAGGGACTTCACTGTGTGTCACACTAACTGTCCGCATCTAGCTGCAGAGATGGCAGCTGCCCTCGCCTCCGCATCCGTCGTGTTCAGAGACCAAGTCGAGTACTCTGCAACACTTGTTCGCAGTGCCAAATCGATGTACTCGTTCGCTGAGGCTATGAGTTCCAAAATGAAAAGCTCAGAGCACTGGGATGACCTCATATGGGGAGGAGCATGGATGTATTATGCCACGGGAGATAACACCTATCTTGCGAAGGTAACCAGTCACGAATTAGCGAACCGTGCCGGTGCCTTCTCGCGCGGCCCTCATTATGGTGTCTTCGGGTGGGACAACAAGCTTGCTGGGACACAG ttgctCTTGACTCGGCTGAGGCTGTTCCTCAGCCCTCCCTTTCCTTATGAAGACATGTTGAAAACCTTTCACGAACAAACCAGCATAGTAATGTGCTCGTACTTGCCTGACTACACCAAATTTAACAGAACAAAAG GTGGTTTGATCCTGCTGAACCATGGCGAACCAGAGCCTCTCCAATATGCTGCGAATGCAGCTTTCCTCGCAACCCTCTACAGCGACTACCTGGATGCGTCTGATACTCCTGGATGGTACTGTGGCCCAAGTTTCTTCAAAACTCAGGTCCTACGTGACTTTTCAACATCTCAG GTTGACTACATACTAGGCAAGAACCCACAGAATATTAGTTACGTTGTGGGGTTTGGGAAGAAATATCCAAAACATGTACATCACAGGGGAGCTTCGATCCCCAAGAACAAGAAAGTGACTTGCGAAGGAGGTTGGAAGTGGAAGGAGAGCAGTAACGAGAATCCAAACACGATTGAAGGTGCAATGGTCGCTGGACCTGACAAGAATGACGGCTTCCACGACGTACGTGCAAACTACAACTACACACAGGCCACTCTGGTGGGAAACTCAGGTCTTGTGGCAGCCCTTGTAGCCTCGTCCCGAGGGGGTGGAGGACTTGACAGAAACGGCATCTTCGCAGCCATTACTCCTCTGTCGTTGGCACAGCCGTCTCCGGATCCTGAGACTTGA